One window of Epinephelus fuscoguttatus linkage group LG9, E.fuscoguttatus.final_Chr_v1 genomic DNA carries:
- the aldob gene encoding fructose-bisphosphate aldolase B, with protein MTHQFPSLSPEQKKELSDIAQKIVAPGKGILAADESTGTMGKRLQKINVENNEENRRCFRDLLFSCDASMSNCIGGVIFFHETLYQKANSGKLFPQVIKDKGIVVGIKVDKGTAGLNGTDGETTTQGLDGLSERCAQYKKDGCDFAKWRCVLKISDGCPSALAIAENANVLARYASICQQNGLVPIVEPEILPDGEHDLQRCQYVTEKVLAAVYKALSDHHVYLEGTLLKPNMVTAGHSCAKKFTPQEVAMATVTALRRTVPASVPGICFLSGGQSEEEASRNLNAINQVPLHRPWKLTFSYGRALQASALAAWQGKAANKAAAQEAFCTRAKINGLAAKGEYKPSGSADQASMQSLYTASYVY; from the exons ATGACCCATCAGTTTCCATCCCTGTCTCCGGAGCAGAAGAAGGAGCTCTCTGACATTGCTCAGAAGATCGTAGCTCCAGGAAAGGGAATCCTGGCTGCAGATGAGTCGACAG GAACAATGGGAAAACGTCTCCAGAAAATCAACGTGGAGAACAACGAGGAGAACCGTCGCTGCTTCCGCGACCTCCTCTTCTCCTGTGATGCCTCCATGTCCAACTGCATAGGTGGGGTCATCTTCTTCCACGAGACACTGTACCAGAAAGCAAACAGCGGCAAGCTCTTCCCCCAAGTCATCAAGGATAAGGGCATTGTTGTTGGCATCAAG GTGGACAAAGGCACAGCTGGTCTGAATGGAACAGACGGAGAGACCACCACACAAG GTCTTGATGGGCTGTCGGAGCGCTGTGCCCAGTACAAGAAGGACGGTTGTGACTTTGCCAAGTGGAGGTGTGTGCTCAAGATCTCAGACGGCTGCCCGTCAGCTCTCGCCATCGCAGAGAACGCCAATGTCCTCGCCAGATATGCCAGTATCTGCCAACAG AATGGCCTGGTGCCTATTGTGGAGCCAGAGATCCTGCCTGACGGAGAGCACGACCTGCAGCGCTGCCAGTACGTCACAGAAAAG GTTCTGGCTGCTGTGTACAAGGCTCTGTCTGATCACCACGTGTACCTGGAGGGTACTCTGCTGAAGCCCAACATGGTCACTGCCGGACACTCCTGCGCTAAGAAGTTCACCCCTCAGGAGGTTGCCATGGCCACAGTGACCGCTCTGAGGCGCACTGTCCCTGCCTCTGTGCCTG GCATCTGCTTCCTGTCTGGAGgtcagagtgaggaggaggCCTCCCGCAACCTGAACGCCATCAACCAGGTGCCCCTCCACCGCCCCTGGAAGCTGACCTTCTCATACGGCCGTGCACTCCAGGCCTCTGCTCTTGCAGCCTGGCAGGGCAAAGCTGCCAACAAGGCGGCTGCACAGGAAGCTTTCTGCACCAGGGCTAAG ATCAACGGCCTGGCTGCCAAGGGAGAGTACAAGCCCTCCGGCTCAGCTGACCAGGCCTCCATGCAGTCTCTGTACACCGCCAGCTACGTCTATTAA